ATTCCCGAAGAGTTACAAAGTGCAAAGTAGTAAAAGTGAATTAGTGAGTGTGTAAATCAATAAGAGTAAACCTTTTGCCATATTTAATGAATTTCAACTGAAGTTTTTGTGGTTTACCTGTAGTGCCTTGTCACTGTTCCATGAGCTGCCTCAGATTCTATGGTTTTTCCATCCGGACACATGAGCACTGACGTCATCATTCCCAAGGAACCATAACCTTGTGCCACAATATCAGATTGCACATCTCCGTCATAATTTTTGCAGGACCATACGAATTTTCCAGAAGATTTGAGAGCTTGGGCTACCATGTCATCGATGAGACGATGTTCATACCAGATCTTTTTGGCCTCGAATTGGGGTTTGTATTctctggaaaaaattgtttcagcgGTTTTCCTCGGATTATATACTGTAGTTTATATAGATAGAAATCATCCTTTTATCAAAGAAAAATCAGTCAGATATGTGTGAAACATATTTTACATACTTGACATCATCAAAAATACATCTTTTTTTGTTATTCAGACTTTTACTCACTTCTCGTAAATTTCTTGGAATATATCCTTGAACCTTCCATCGTATCTTTTCAAGATGGTGTTTTTCGTTGAAAGATATAGGGGCCAGCCCTTGTTCAGGGCTACTTGGAATGACGAATGAGCAAATGCTTTAATACTTTCATCTGTGTTGTACATTCCTAAAGCTACACCGGGACCTTTGAAGTTGTAGACTTCGTATTTTTGGACTTTGCCGTCGGTAGAGGTGTAAGTCATTTCGACCTGAAATGATCGCATCATCAAGACAAAATAGCCAACCACTTGATGAAAAAAATAGGAAAGCCCTATCCTAAAGGCTCTCGCGTTGTAAACAACTATACAAAAAAGTGGTCACCCATCAAACGAGAAGTTATTTTcgggatattttcgaaaattcagaTAGAGTGGATCGGCAgttcttcgaatattgaaaataaaattaagatACCAACAACTTCAAAACCATTGATGGTATTTTGTTAAAGTACCCTAAACCTGCACTGAAAAAGTCCCTAGTCCTCCGAGAATTTACTGTACTCCTCTGTACTTCTTGAAAATGTAATCTTTTCATTCTCGATCACGAATGCCTTTCAGGTAATGAATCCTTTCAATTAAAAAAGTACTACAACTAAACTGAGTCAAAACTGAAGCGTTCAACTGCTTTCAACTCCCTGAATATTCGTTTACACCCTTTATGGGGTTGCCAGAAAACACCCTCACCTTCCCAGGTCCAGGTACTACGAAATCTGTGGCTTTGTATTGGTCACCGAAAGCGTGACGACCAATCACAATCGGATTCACCCAACCGGGTACCAGTTTCGGAATGTTTTTACAAAGAATCGGCTCCCTGAAGACCGTTCCACCCAGAATATTCCTGATGGTGCCGTTTGGGGATAGCCACATCTTCTTCagtttgaattctgaaaacaaccAGTTAATGACATGCACAGAACGATTCAGGGAGGAAAAATCAAATTTCCCTTTCGTATGTCCTAACCTTCAACTCTCTGTTCGTCTGGAGTGATTGTGGCACATTTGATTCCGACGTTGTGTTTCAAGATGGCGTGGGCGGCATCGATGGTGACTTGGTCGTCGGTCTGATCTCTGTAAGGCAACCCTAGGTCGTAGTACAAACATTCCACTTTCACGTATGGGAAAATGAGCCTTTCCTTGATTTTTTCCCAGATGATCCTCGTCATTTCATCACCGTCCATTTCAACGACCGGATTCTTGGCGACCACCCTGTGTTCGGTCCCATCTATAAATcagaatgatttttttcaactgctattcacggaaaaaaaatttatcgtctagtaggctatggaagTTGGGGCTTAGTACTTAGCTTTATCAGAAAGCCTATTCCCTGCATGTTACATAATTCTTAATGGGACCATATAATATCTCAGCTTCAGAATGTAAAACCGAGGAAACAAACATATCAATCGTGCTAGTAAACAAATTTGGACCTTAGAGTTTGGATATGGCTCGAGAAAAAAAAGACTACGTAAATCATTAGGTTATCAGTTGTATTCATTATATCATGTATAACATAGTTACTTAATATTCGCAATATGAAAATAGATCAAATGGACAATCTTATATCCTTAttgtgagaaaaaaaacttgaggtGAAAGAGAATATGCGTActgtacatacagggtgtaaatgaatagttatttaatcCTTGTCCAAAAATAATGTGGATCTATTTTTGACCTTTatcttacaccctgtatgttacCTCTGTTTAACATGTAGGATGCAGGTAATCTTTACACAATAGAGGCACAGGTAGATACTCAAAAAACATGAAGGAAAGGTTTCTAAAAGGCAcctgaattattttttatttaatgtCTCTTCCATTGTGCAGGCATTAGCGTAGATACCTACATCTTTTGTATCTTTTATAGCCCCACTTTTCGTTTCACCATCATTGGAAACAGGAAAACTATCATAAGAAATGGGtcaacaaattttttcaaccccaatttcatgaaaatgaaaCATTCGATTGAAATCAAagtagatttgaaaaatttcaattttctaaaaaaaaaatgttatcattCAAACAATTATCCGTAAATAACTTGTTAATTTTCTCaataataaacattttttgtaccATCATTGGGATATGAAAAAATACTCTATGGttcaaatgaaaaaagaaaaatatttttggaactTTTGCTTCTGAATGCGTTTCTTTAATCCTTGGATTTCATGAtcccaaaaattttgatatCTTTGAATGATGCCATAGAAATATGAATGATGCGGTTGATTTTCTGTCACGAAAAGACGTCAAAATGAAAATTCCCCTCGAAATATCGCTCCTCTGCCGATAAAATCACGTATATGGACTATCGACTGCAACCAACACTGCTTCAAGACAAGTGTCTGGTGCATTTCACCAGTCACCCATcgaaattcctcaaaaattatACTCACAAGAGCGACGAGGTGCAGTCTTGATGAGTTCCCCATTCCTGCTGATTTTAACAGCTGTTTTCGTGAATTTGGTGAATACTCCTGCCATAGTTACAATTTAACCTCGAAATTAAGTCTGACTGTGACGTCCTGGATAGAGCAACCGGTATAATTTCAAAT
The nucleotide sequence above comes from Coccinella septempunctata chromosome 4, icCocSept1.1, whole genome shotgun sequence. Encoded proteins:
- the LOC123310978 gene encoding isocitrate dehydrogenase [NADP] cytoplasmic-like translates to MAGVFTKFTKTAVKISRNGELIKTAPRRSYGTEHRVVAKNPVVEMDGDEMTRIIWEKIKERLIFPYVKVECLYYDLGLPYRDQTDDQVTIDAAHAILKHNVGIKCATITPDEQRVEEFKLKKMWLSPNGTIRNILGGTVFREPILCKNIPKLVPGWVNPIVIGRHAFGDQYKATDFVVPGPGKVEMTYTSTDGKVQKYEVYNFKGPGVALGMYNTDESIKAFAHSSFQVALNKGWPLYLSTKNTILKRYDGRFKDIFQEIYEKEYKPQFEAKKIWYEHRLIDDMVAQALKSSGKFVWSCKNYDGDVQSDIVAQGYGSLGMMTSVLMCPDGKTIESEAAHGTVTRHYREHQKGNQTSTNPIASIFAWTRGLEHRGNLDGTPDLIKFAKTLEKACVDCVESGKLTKDLAASIHGGVSNVKPGMYLNTQDFLEAIAEQLEKTIKH